One window of the Candidozyma auris chromosome 6, complete sequence genome contains the following:
- the BAT21 gene encoding alpha-1,2-mannosidase MNL1: MLAYLPLLILSVPIQLIVALQYHEHAAFTPQHLRELKNHTKELFHHAWNSYMKHGFPADEVRPITCEPYGPDYDDPTNMRNDAMANVSSTMLDNLDMLFIMEEWGELENALNYLQENHATLFEQDTVVQVFEASIRWLGGLLSTHLLLTDVQWPDEPRYAEIRRICKNYDGFLLILAYDLGLRLIPAYQTDTNLPFPRVNLAKGVDAVPEHMNELTCTSGATTPYVEFALLSKLTGDMHFERLTGLSYWKIWHSRSRLGLLSMTMNPSKSEWVDSIGGVGASVDSFYEYAVKGAIIFNSDSLWSIFTKAYLALLTHSAQSIGIHDSTLFANVNTGSGEVVSTWIDSLGAFWSGVQVLAGRLTDAISSHLIYLKMWDYFDSVPERWCFVSPSMHLDPLEEKIANAINLEWYPLRPEFIESTYYLFRATKDPMYLQIGLRILSVFETRFKTACGLAGYQDIRTGQLQNRMESFVMGESLKYLYLLFDEANEIFLHQPFMSKKNWVFSTEAHPLWYTPEFGRQSAQEFKENLRVLRQKSTSSRTPSYKRSFIRTLWSKFVISDRKMIDTLAEPPIDRNNSLIDWQRLGITQVRPVLDSFDTCEVKPRQLKTNRNSFLQSGYYTWKNLFLPDAKYPTTLIRPKHLQKHSKILPNHYVELTPAFYHTFTAFAPEDKLRLHLQCAREATTTESDCVFSEVQKPEQHEMYIVTQAEQNSRFAVNDVVIPTLTGRFKLEVLKIGDIDSTNTLITKDYIRKARPNTWVSRTSEVLRVTRANGVKVGRYRTVWTTKESVQDKTMFKVSKDGRIFVQGRNHSTTKNHFSSHNLRPRFFSTQPISMTQAPLDASKLKITKTTSPKEKLPNDKLVFGSTFTDHILEIEWTKENGWAAPEINPYHNFSFDPSTIVFHYGFEAFEGLKAYRDENNKIRMFRPDMNMKRLNKSAERIVLPTFDGEEFVKLISKFVELDQDFVPKGKGYSLYLRPTIIGTTATLGVAVPDRALLYVIASPVGPYYSTGFKAVSLEATDYAVRAWPGGVGDKKLGANYAPCVKPQLEAAKKGYQQNLWLFGEEGFITEVGTMNVFFVFKDPSTGKNELVTAPLDGTILEGVTRDSVLALARTRLPQDKWSVSERKFTIQEVKDRAAKGELVEAFGSGTAAVVSPIKNIGWRGEDINVPLAAGEAGELTVQVAEWLRKIQYGEEEYDNWSRVVC, encoded by the exons ATGCTTGCGTATCTACCGTTGCTCATACTCTCTGTGCCCATACAGCTCATAGTAGCACTACAATACCACGAGCATGCTGCGTTCACGCCACAGCATCTCAGAGAGCTTAAAAATCACACTAAAGAGCTTTTTCACCATGCATGGAATTCGTATATGAAGCATGGCTTCCCTGCTGACGAGGTCAGACCAATTACTTGCGAGCCATATGGTCCAGACTATGATGATCCCACGAATATGAGAAACGATGCAATGGCAAATGTGTCTCTGACCATGCTAGACAATCTAGATATGCTCTTTATTATGGAGGAGTGGGGGGAGCTAGAGAACGCGCTCAATTACTTGCAAGAGAATCATGCAACTTTGTTTGAACAAGATACAGTGGTCCAAGTGTTTGAGGCCCTGATCCGTTGGTTGGGAGGCCTCTTATCAACTCATTTGTTGCTCACTGATGTTCAGTGGCCCGATGAACCACGATACGCCGAGATCAGACGCATTTGTAAGAATTACGATGGCTTTTTGCTTATATTGGCGTATGATTTGGGCCTCAGGTTGATTCCAGCCTATCAGACAGATACGAATCTACCGTTTCCAAGGGTAAACCTCGCCAAAGGAGTAGACGCTGTGCCTGAGCATATGAACGAATTGACGTGCACTTCTGGCGCCACAACCCCGTATGTTGAGTTTGCCCTCCTTTCAAAACTAACAGGAGATATGCATTTCGAGAGGCTCACTGGTCTTTCATACTGGAAGATCTGGCACTCACGTTCTAGGCTAGGGCTACTATCGATGACGATGAACCCACTGAAGTCGGAATGGGTTGATTCCATCGGAGGTGTGGGTGCTCTGGTAGACTCATTTTATGAATATGCCGTGAAAGGTGCCATCATTTTCAACAGTGACTCTTTATGGCTGATTTTCACTAAAGCATACTTGGCACTTCTTACTCATCTGGCACAAAGCATAGGCATCCATGACTCTacactttttgcaaacgTGAATACTGGAAGTGGTGAAGTAGTCTCCACGTGGATTGACTCTCTTGGGGCGTTTTGGTCGGGTGTTCAGGTCCTTGCTGGCAGACTCACGGATGCCATCCTGAGTCACTTGATTTACTTAAAGATGTGGGATTACTTTGACTCAGTTCCCGAGAGATGGTGTTTTGTGAGTCCTTCTATGCACTTGGACCcgcttgaagagaaaatcGCTAATGCTATCAATCTTGAATGGTACCCATTGCGCCCTGAGTTCATTGAATCGACTTATTATTTATTCAGAGCAACGAAAGACCCGATGTACTTGCAGATTGGCCTTCGGATCCTCTCAGTTTTTGAAACAAGGTTCAAGACAGCTTGCGGTTTGGCTGGATACCAGGACATCCGCACGGGCCAACTACAGAACAGGATGGAATCATTTGTTATGGGCGAGCTGCTCAAATACCTATATTTACTATTTGACGAGGCAAATGAGATCTTCCTTCATCAGCCATTCAtgtccaagaagaactGGGTGTTCTCCACGGAAGCACATCCCCTTTGGTATACTCCTGAATTTGGCAGGCAATCTGCTCAGGAATTCAAGGAAAACCTTCGTGTTCTCCGCCAGAAGTCCACTTCCTCCAGAACACCGTCTTACAAGCGTTCTTTCATTAGAACTTTATGGCTGAAATTCGTTATTTCCGATAGAAAAATGATAGACACTTTGGCAGAGCCACCAATAGATAGAAACAACTCACTTATAGACTGGCAAAGACTTGGTATTACCCAAGTCAGGCCTGTGTTGGACTCATTCGATACGTGTGAGGTGAAACCAAGACAGCTCAAAACAAACAGGAATTCATTTTTGCAATCGGGCTACTACACATGGAAAAATCTATTTCTTCCCGATGCAAAGTACCCAACAACGCTTATTAGACCGAAGCACTTGCAAAAACATTCAAAGATCTTACCAAACCACTACGTCGAGCTCACTCCAGCATTTTACCACACATTCACAGCATTTGCACCCGAAGATAAACTTCGGCTCCATCTTCAGTGTGCACGAGAGGCCACCACTACAGAGTCAGATTGCGTCTTCAGTGAAGTTCAGAAGCCAGAGCAGCACGAGATGTACATAGTTACACAAGCGGAGCAGAATTCGAGATTTGCAGTCAACGATGTGGTGATCCCGACACTCACCGGACGATTTAAGTTGGAGGTGCTCAAGATCGGAGACATTGACTCGACTAACACGCTCATCACTAAGGATTACATTCGCAAAGCACGTCCCAACACCTGGGTTTCAAGAACGTCTGAAGTCTTGAGAGTGACTCGAGCCAACGGAGTGAAGGTGGGGAGATACCGGACGGTTTGGACTACCAAAGAAAGCGTTCAAGACAAAACAATGTTCAAAGTGTCCAAGGACGGGCGGATCTTCGTTCAAGGCCG GAACCATTCCACCACAAAAAATCATTTCTCACTGCACAATCTAAG ACCTAGATTTTTTTCCACGCAACCAATAAGTATGACGCAGGCACCCTTGGACGCTTCGAAGTTGAAAATCACGAAAACAACTTCGCCAAAGGAGAAACTTCCAAACGATAAGTTGGTGTTTGGCCTGACTTTCACAGACCACATTTTGGAGATTGAGTGGACGAAAGAGAACGGATGGGCCGCTCCTGAAATCAACCCTTACCACAACTTTTCATTTGACCCATCGACAATCGTTTTCCACTATGGGTTCGAAGCTTTTGAGGGTTTGAAGGCATACAGGGACgagaacaacaaaatcagAATGTTCAGACCCGACATGAACATGAAGAGACTCAACAAGAGTGCAGAAAGAATTGTGTTGCCCACATTCGACGGGGAGGAGTTCGTCAAGTTGATCAGCAAGTTTGTAGAGTTGGATCAGGACTTCGTGCCCAAGGGTAAAGGCTACTCATTGTACTTAAGACCTACAATTATTGGTACCACGGCCACTTTGGGTGTTGCTGTGCCCGACAGAGCTCTCTTGTACGTGATCGCTTCTCCTGTGGGTCCTTACTACTCCACAGGCTTCAAGGCTGTCTCGTTGGAGGCCACTGATTACGCTGTGAGAGCTTGGCCAggtggtgttggtgacAAGAAATTGGGTGCGAACTATGCTCCATGCGTGAAGCCTCAATTGGAAGCTGCCAAGAAGGGTTACCAGCAGAACTTATGGTTGTTCGGCGAAGAGGGCTTCATCACCGAGGTCGGTACAATGAACGTGTTCTTTGTGTTCAAGGACCCATCCACTGGTAAGAATGAATTGGTGACTGCCCCATTGGACGGTACCATCTTGGAAGGTGTCACGAGAGACTCTGTGTTGGCATTGGCAAGAACCAGATTGCCTCAGGACAAGTGGTCAGTGTCTGAGAGAAAATTCACTATTCAGGAGGTGAAGGACAGAGCTGCTAAAGGTGAGTTGGTGGAAGCCTTCGGCTCTGGTACCGCCGCTGTGGTGTCTCCAATCAAGAACATTGGTTGGAGAGGCGAAGACATCAACGTGCCATTGGCTGCTGGTGAAGCCGGTGAGTTGACCGTCCAAGTGGCTGAGTGGCTCAGAAAGATTCAATACGGCGAAGAGGAATATGACAACTGGTCGAGAGTTGTTTGCTAA